The following nucleotide sequence is from bacterium.
AACAATTCCTTGAGAAACTGTGGAAAGAAGGAAATGCACCGTGGAAGATATGGGAAGATTAGATGTTTCAAGAAATATATAAAGATAAAACAGTTTTACTGACAGGCCATACAGGCTTTAAAGGGTCATGGTTGACCATATGGTTAACCCTTTTAGGAGCAAAGGTTGTAGGATATTCTTCCTATCTTCCCTCTAATCCTTGCAATTTTGCTGTATGCAATCTAGGAAATCGTATTGAGGATATTGAGGGCGATATCAGGGATATAGGGAAAATGACTGATGTGTTTATGAAATATATGCCTGAGGTTGTCTTTCATCTTGCTGCACAACCAATAGTAAGAAAATCCTATGAAGACCCTAAACTTACATTTGATACAAATATCGGTGGCACGGTTAATGTGCTTGAATGTATCCGTAGAACACCAAGCATAAAATCTGCCGTTATAATCACAAGCGATAAATGTTATCAGAATGTTGAATGGGTATGGGGCTATCGAGAGAATGACCGGTTAGGAGGCGATGATCCCTATAGTGCTTCAAAGGCATGTGCTGAAATGGTGTGTAATGCTTATATTAAGTCTTTTTTTAAAGACTCAGCAAGGGTTGCTACGACAAGGGCGGGTAATGTAATAGGAGGAGGAGATTGGGCTGAGGGTCGGATTATACCTGATTGTGTTAGGGCATGGTCAGAAGATAGAGAAGTTCTTGTGAGAAACCCTCATTCAACAAGGCCATGGCAGCATGTTTTAGAGCCACTGAGTGGTTATTTATGGCTGGGAGCAAATTTATTGTCCAATAGGTTTCACGGTGAGGCATTTAATTTTGGTCCGGAGCAAAAAATCAATAGCTCGGTTAAAGAGCTTATTGAAACATTTATTTCATATTGGGGAAATGCAGGCTGGAAGAGTGAGCAATCCGAGGTTAACAAAAAAGAGAGTAAATTATTAAAACTTTCCTGTGATAAGGCATTACATTTATTAAAATGGCATCCTGTGCTTTCATTTGATGAGACAGTCAGACTGACTGCAGAATGGTATAAGGCTTATTATGGAGGGAATAGGGATATGTATAATTTTTCACTTGAACAAATAGACTATTATATCTCTGCTGCAACAAAACAAAATCTATTGTGGGTAAAGGTATGATTGAGGAGCTTATTGTTGAACCCTTAAAACAGATAGTAGACGAACGGGGTAAGGTTATGCATATGTTGCGAAGGGATTCCCCTTTTTTCACAAATTTTGGGGAGATATATTTTTCTGTAGTTAACCCTGGTGTGGTCAAGGCATGGAAAAAACACCTTAAAATGACCCAACATTTTGCTGTTCCCGTGGGAAAGATTAAACTAGTAATTTACGATGAGCGGAGAAATTCAGCTACCTACGGGAGGATTGAAATATTAGAAATAGGAGAAGAAAATTATTGTTTAGTGAAGATTCCTCCAATATTATGGTACGGTTTTCAAGGGATATCATCAAATCCTGCGCTTATTGCTAATTGTACGGATATGCCTCACAACCCAAGCGAAGTGGAGCATCTGGATTATTTGGATAAACGCATTCCCTATGATTGGACAAATGCCTAAGATTAGTGTAATTATGAATTGCTATAATTCTTCCAAGTATTTAGAAGAGGCGATTAACAGCGTATATGCTCAAACATATAAAGATTGGGAGATTGTATTCCTTGATAATGCATCAACCGATAATAGTGCTGAGATAGCAAAGGGCTATGATAGCAAATTAAAATATTACAAGAACGAAACATATGTTCCCTTAGGATGTGCCAGAAATATGGCAATTGAAAAAGCCAATGGTGAATATATAGCCCTTCTGGATTGCGATGATATGTGGAGTCCTGAAAAACTTGAATTGCAAGTTGGGCTACTTGATAAAAATCCAAACATTGGATTGGTGTATTGTGATGCATTCTTAATAAACGAAGATAATACAAAGATAATAAATCAATTTTTCAAAATAGCACAACCTTTCCGGGGAAAGGTTACAATTCCCTTAATAAACTGGAATTTTATTCCCTGTTTAACGGTTATGTTTAAAAAAGCATTATTCACGCAGGCTGGCCCTTTTAGGACAGACCTGAATATTTCGGAAGAATATGAGTTTTTCTTAAGGCTTTCTCTAATCACTGAATTTGATTATATCAATAATCCACTTGCAAAATACAGATGTCACATTGGCAGTGTTAGTAAGGATACGAAGCGAAGGTATGAAGAAATAAATGATATACTTTCATCTTTTTCAGAAAAAATTACTGATTTATCAATTAAAAAGGTTATCGCCACTAATATCTCAAAGAATAAAAAGGTGTTAATGGTTATAAAATTATTGGACTACCTTCCAAAACCTATAGGGGATTTCATAAAATCATTCCTTAAAGTGATGAATAAGCTATTAAAATTTGTTAAAAAGGCATTTTGAGGAATAGGTCAAATAATGCCTTAAAACCTTCGCCTTTTAAGGCAGAGATTTCTGTTGAATTTGGAATCTCCCTCTTAAGATGTGAAATAATGGTTTTGGAAGATAAGAGGTCTATTTTATTGAAGGCAGTTATCCTTGGATATCTTGCAACATCTAGCTCCTCAAGGATTTTTTCCACAGATGCCATCTGATTTCTAAAATAGGGATGGGATACATCAACGATGTGTAAAATAATGTCAGAGAGGCATATCTCCTCAAGGGTTGCTCTGAATGCAGAGACAAGGGAGAGGGGAAGGTTTTGGATAAATCCAACCGTATCTGTAAAAACTATATCATTCAAACCAATCCTTACCCTCCTGGACAAAGGATCAAGGGTTGTAAAGAGCTGGTTAAAAGAGGGGACATTTTCTTTGGAAAGGGCAGAAAGGAGGGTTGATTTTCCCGCATTTGTATAGCCAACAATAGAGCAGGTTAAAAAATCCCTTTTCCTTTTTTTCCTCTGTTGTTCCCTCTCCTTTTTTATCCCCTCAAGCTTCTTTTTGAGATGGCTAATCCGCTTTCTTATTCTCCTTCTATCATATTCTAGCTTTTGTTCACCTGGCCCCCTTGTTCCAATACCTCCACCCAGCCTTGAAAGATCCCTTCTTCCCGTAAGCCTTGGAAGGAGGTAGTAAGATAGAGCAAGTTCTGTCTGGATCTTTGCCTCTGCTGTCCTTGCCCTTTGAGCAAATATATCAAGGATTATCCCTGTTCTGTCAATTACCTTAAGGTCTAGCTCTTCCTCAAGGTTTCTTATCTGGGAAGGAGAAGGGTCTTGATTAAATACAACGAGATTAGCCTTATTTTCATCACAAAGCCCTTTTAATTCCTTAAGCTTTCCCTTTGTAAGCAAGAACCTGGGTGATTTTTCCTGATGTTTTTTTTGAACCAGTTCTCCTACCACCTTTCCACCCGCTGTTTCAACCAATGAAGCAAGCTCAAGAAATGAAATTTCCTC
It contains:
- a CDS encoding dTDP-4-dehydrorhamnose 3,5-epimerase family protein, coding for MIEELIVEPLKQIVDERGKVMHMLRRDSPFFTNFGEIYFSVVNPGVVKAWKKHLKMTQHFAVPVGKIKLVIYDERRNSATYGRIEILEIGEENYCLVKIPPILWYGFQGISSNPALIANCTDMPHNPSEVEHLDYLDKRIPYDWTNA
- the hflX gene encoding GTPase HflX, with the protein product MERAIIVDTGEEEISFLELASLVETAGGKVVGELVQKKHQEKSPRFLLTKGKLKELKGLCDENKANLVVFNQDPSPSQIRNLEEELDLKVIDRTGIILDIFAQRARTAEAKIQTELALSYYLLPRLTGRRDLSRLGGGIGTRGPGEQKLEYDRRRIRKRISHLKKKLEGIKKEREQQRKKRKRDFLTCSIVGYTNAGKSTLLSALSKENVPSFNQLFTTLDPLSRRVRIGLNDIVFTDTVGFIQNLPLSLVSAFRATLEEICLSDIILHIVDVSHPYFRNQMASVEKILEELDVARYPRITAFNKIDLLSSKTIISHLKREIPNSTEISALKGEGFKALFDLFLKMPF
- a CDS encoding glycosyltransferase → MPKISVIMNCYNSSKYLEEAINSVYAQTYKDWEIVFLDNASTDNSAEIAKGYDSKLKYYKNETYVPLGCARNMAIEKANGEYIALLDCDDMWSPEKLELQVGLLDKNPNIGLVYCDAFLINEDNTKIINQFFKIAQPFRGKVTIPLINWNFIPCLTVMFKKALFTQAGPFRTDLNISEEYEFFLRLSLITEFDYINNPLAKYRCHIGSVSKDTKRRYEEINDILSSFSEKITDLSIKKVIATNISKNKKVLMVIKLLDYLPKPIGDFIKSFLKVMNKLLKFVKKAF
- the rfbG gene encoding CDP-glucose 4,6-dehydratase, producing MFQEIYKDKTVLLTGHTGFKGSWLTIWLTLLGAKVVGYSSYLPSNPCNFAVCNLGNRIEDIEGDIRDIGKMTDVFMKYMPEVVFHLAAQPIVRKSYEDPKLTFDTNIGGTVNVLECIRRTPSIKSAVIITSDKCYQNVEWVWGYRENDRLGGDDPYSASKACAEMVCNAYIKSFFKDSARVATTRAGNVIGGGDWAEGRIIPDCVRAWSEDREVLVRNPHSTRPWQHVLEPLSGYLWLGANLLSNRFHGEAFNFGPEQKINSSVKELIETFISYWGNAGWKSEQSEVNKKESKLLKLSCDKALHLLKWHPVLSFDETVRLTAEWYKAYYGGNRDMYNFSLEQIDYYISAATKQNLLWVKV